In Streptomyces sp. NBC_01231, the sequence CGCGTCCCACGTCGGTGCTGGTGCTGGGCGGCGAACGGGACTTCTTCTCCAACGGGATCCATCTCAACGTCATCGAGGCCGCCGACGACCCCGCCGCCGAGTCCTGGGCGAACATCAACGCCATCGACGATCTGGTCGAGGCGGTCCTGACGACGACCGACCGGGTGGTGGTCTCCGCGGTCGCGGGCAACGCCGCGGCGGGCGGGGTGATGCTCGCCCTGGCGGCCGACGAGGTGTGGTGCCGCTCCGGCGCCGTGCTGAACCCCCACTACCGCCTGATGGGCCTGTACGGCTCGGAGTACTGGACGCACACCCTGCCGCGCAGGGTGGGCCCCGCGACCGCCGAACGGCTCATGCGTGAGGCTCTGCCGGTGAGCTCGGCGGGCGCCCTGAGCCTCGGTCTCGTCGACCGGGTGGTCGACTGCGGTCCTGACGACTTCGCGCGGGAGGTCGGCGCCCTGGCGGCGCGGCTGGCGTCACTTCCGGCGACGGCGTCACGGATCACCGGGAAGAAGACGGAGCTGGACCGGCTGGAGAGCGCGACCCCGCTGGCCGCCTTCCGTGAGCAGGAACTCGCCCGGATGCGCCGGACCTTCGACGACCCGCACGCCCCGTACCACGCTCTGCGTCGTTCGTTCGTCCACAAGGAACGGCCGTCGTGCACCCCGCCGCACCTCGGTCCCGCCCCGCTCGCGTAGACCGGTCCGACCCCCTCCGCCGCGGACGTCACCGGAACGGCCCTCCATGGCATCTCGTCACGGCCGAACCACTGGTACGAAGAAAAGCGACGGTCGAAATACCGACTTTCTTCCCTTACCTCCCCAGGAGGCGGTCCCATGACTGAGGCGACGCCGGGCACGGTCGGCGCTGCGGACGCGAACGGCGCGCTCGCCGACGAGACACCCACGATCCACATCCTCTGGATCAACGCGGGGCTGAGCTGTGACGGCGACTCGGTCGCGTTGACGGCGGCCATGCAGCCCAGCATCGAGGAGATCGTGCTCGGTGTGCTGCCGGGTCTTCCGAAGATCGCCGTCCACTGGCCGCTCATCGACTTCGAGTGCGGTCCGATCGGCGGCTCGGACACGTTCATCGAGTGGTTCTTCAAGGGGGAGCGAGGCGAGATCGACCCGTTCGTCCTGGTCGTCGAGGGCTCCGTCCCCAACGAGGCGATCAAGCCCGAGGGCTACTGGTGCGGCTTCGGCGACAACCCGGAGACCGGCCAGCCGATCACCACCAGCGAGTGGATCGACCGGCTCGCCCCGAAGGCCCTGGCCGTCGTCGCCATCGGCACCTGCGCCACCTACGGCGGCATCCACGCCATGGCGGGCAACCCGACCGGCGCGATGGGCGTACCGGACTACCTCGGCTGGGACTGGAAGTCCCACGCCGGCATCCCCATCGTGTGCGTCCCCGGCTGTCCGATCCAGCCCGACAACTTCTCCGAGACGCTCACCTATCTGCTCTACCAGGCGGCCGGTGCGGCCCCGATGATCCCGCTGGACGACAAGCTGCGCCCGACCTGGCTGTTCGGGGCCACCGTGCACGAGGGCTGCGACCGTGCGGGCTACTACGAACAGGGCCAGTTCGCCCTGTCGTACGACTCGCCGAAGTGCCTGGTCAAGCTGGGCTGCTGGGGCCCGGTCGTCAAGTGCAACGTGCCCAAGCGCGGCTGGATGAACGGGATCGGCGGCTGCCCCAACGTCGGCGGTATCTGCATCGCCTGCACCATGCCCGGGTTCCCCGACAAGTTCATGCCGTTCATGGACGAGCCCCCTGGCGCCAAGGTGTCGAGCAACGCCAGCGAGGCCTACGGCGCCGTGGTCCGCAAGTTGCGGTCGATCACCGCGAAGACGGTGGACAAGGAGCCCAAGTGGCGCCGCACCGGAGACAAGATCACCACCGGCTACCGACCCCCGTGGTGAGCGTCCGCCGCACGTAATCCGCTCCCTGCTTCGTGCACCCCCCCCACACGAACCTCCCGCGCAACGAAGGGCACGGCACACAGATGGCACCGAAGACGAAGGCGGCCGGAGACGGCAGCGGCCTGGTGGAGATGGCCTGGGACCCGATCACCCGGATCGTGGGCAGCCTCGGCATCCACACGAAGATCGACTTCAAGCAGAAGCGGGTCGCCGAGTGCTACAGCACGTCGTCGGTCTTCCGCGGCTACAGCGTCTTCATGCGCGGCAAGGACCCCCGCGACGCCCACTTCATCACCAGCCGCATCTGCGGCATCTGCGGGGACAACCACGCCACCTGCTCGGTGTACGCGCAGAACATGGCGTACGGCGTGAAGCCCCCGCACCTCGGCGAGTGGATCATCAACCTCGGCGAGTCCGCGGAGTACATGTTCGACCACAACATCTTCCAGGAGAACCTGGTAGGGGTCGACTACTGCGAGAAGATGGTCAAGGAGACCAACCCCGGCGTCCTCGAACTCGCCGAGCGCACCGAGGCGCCGCACGCGGGCGAGCACGGCTACCGCACCATCGCCGACATCATGCGCTCGCTGAACCCCCTGGAAGGGGAGTTCTACCGCGAGGCCCTCCAGGTCAGCCGCTACACGCGCGAGATGTTCTGTCTGATGGAGGGCCGCCATGTGCACCCCTCCACGCTCTACCCGGGCGGCGTCGGCACCATCGCCTCCGTCCAGCTCTTCACGGACTACCTCAGCCGGCTGATGAAGTACGTGGAGTTCATGAAGCGCGTCGTACCCCTGCACGACGACCTCTTCGACTTCTTCTACGAGGCGCTGCCCGGCTACGAGGAAGTGGGCCGCCGACGGGTCATGCTCGGCTGCTGGGGCGCGCTCAACGACCCCGAGTACTGCGACTTCACCTACGCCAACATGACCGACTGGGGCCGGCGCATGTTCGTCACCCCCGGCATCGTCGTCGACGGCAAGCTCGTCACCAACGACCTCACCGAGATCAACCTCGGCATCCGCATCCTGCTGGGCAGCTCCTACTACGAGGACTGGCAGGGCCAGGAACAGTTCGTCACCCATGACCCGCTCGGCAACCCGGTGGACCCGCGCCACCCGTGGAACCAGCACACCATCCCCGCCCCGCAGAAGCGGAACTTCGACGACAAGTACAGCTGGGTCATGTCCCCGCGCTGGTTCGACGGCAAGGACCACCTCGCCCTGGACACCGGCGGCGGCCCCATCGCCCGCCTCTGGTCGACCGCCCTGTCCGGACTCGTCGACACCGGGTACGTCAAGGCCACCGGCCACAGCGTGGTCATCAACCTGCCCCGCACCATGACCAGGCCCGAGACCAGCTTCGAGTGGAAGATCCCGAAGTGGAGCAACGCGCTGGAACGCAACCGCGCGCGCACCTACTTCCAGGCCTACACGGCCGCCATCGCCCTGCACTTCGCGGAGAAGGGCCTCGCGGAGGTCCGGGCCGGACGCACCCAGACCTGGGAGAAGTTCGAGGTCCCGGACGAGAGCATCGGTGTCGGCTTCACCGAGGCGGTCCGAGGCGTCCTCTCCCACCACATGGTGATCCGCGACGGCAAGATCGCCAACTACCACCCGTACCCGCCGACCCCCTGGAACGCCAGCACCAGGGACTCCTTCGGTACGCCGGGCCCGTACGAGGACGCCGTCCAGAACACGCCCATCTTCGAGGAGAACACCCCGGAGAACTTCAAGGGCATCGACATCATGCGCGCCGTCCGCAGCTTCGACCCCTGTCTGCCCTGCGGCGTCCACATGTACGTCGGCGGCGGCAAGACGGTGAAGTCGATGCACGTGCCCACCGGCCTGAGCGGGCTGGGCGGATGAGCGCGGGGACGGCGACCGTACCGGTGAACGCGGAGCAGACCGGACGCCGCGTCGAGGAGGTGCTGGAACGGCTGGCCGCGAGCGGGGACCCGGCCGCCGCCGCGGCGGAGGAACTCGTACGGTCCCTCATGGACTTCTACGGTGCCGGCCTCGCCCGCATCATCCACCTGCTGTCCTCCGCTCCCGGCGAACCGCCGGTGGGACTGCTCGGTGACGAACTGGTCGCGAGCCTGCTCGTCCTGCACGACCTGCACCCCGAGGACCGCGACACCCGTATCGCCCGGGCGCTCGACAGCGTCCGCGAACACGCCCTGGACGTCGTGGACTTCGACGAGGAGAGCGGCACCCTGACGCTGCGCACCCGGGAGGCCGGCGGCTGCGGTTGCGGCTCCGGCACAGGGGCCCTGGAAGCCGCGGAGGCGGCCCTCGCCTGCTTCGCACCGGAGGTCAGGACCGTCGACGTACAGACCGCACCCGTGGGGCCCACGCTCCTCCAGATCGGCACCGCACCGACGGGGGCCCGATGACGGCGTCCCCGGCGACGCGCACGCCCGGCCTGCGGAGGTTCCTCACCGAGAGACCTCCGCAGCCCGAACGGTGCGAGCTGTGCGCCGTGCCGGTGGGGGCGGACCACCGTCACCTCGTAGACACCGAGAAACGCGCCCTCGCCTGCGCCTGCGCCCCCTGCGCGCTGCTGATGGAACAGCCGGGCGCCGCCGCGGGCCGCTTCCGCACGGTCCCGGCCCGCTACCTCACCGACCCCCGGCACCACCTCGACGACAGTGCCTGGGAGGCGTTGCAGATCCCGGTCGGCGTCGCCTTCCTCTTCCGCAACGCGGCGCTCGACCGACTGGTCGCCCTCTACCCGAGCCCGGCCGGAGCCACCGAGAGCGAACTCGAACCGGCCACCTGGACGGACGTCCTCGGTGGCAGCCGCCTCGCCGGACTCCTCGAACCCGACGTGGAGGCGCTGCTGCTGCGCCGCACCGACGGCCGCTGCGAGTGCCACCTCGTACCGATCGACATCTGCTACGAACTCGTCGGCCGTATGCGCCTGTTGTGGCAGGGCTTCGACGGCGGAGCCGAGGCCCGCGCCGCGCTCGACGCGTTCTTCGCGGACGTCGCGCGACGCGTCCGGCCCGTGGACGAGGCGGGGCACCCGTCGGACGAGGCGGTCCGCCCGTGACGCAGTTCTCCTTCGCCTGCACCGGCGTCCGCGCCGACCGGTACGCCGCCGGACCGACCCTCGTCTTCCGGCTGCGTGTCACCGCGGCCGACAACGCACACGTGCACGCCGTCGCGCTGCGCTGCCAGATCCGTATCGAACCCGCCCGCCGGACCTACGAGTCCGCCGAGGCCGACGGGCTGGCGGACCTCTTCGGTGAGCGCTCCCGCTGGGGCAGCTCGCTCCAGCCGGTGCAGTTCGCCCAGGTCGCGCTCATGGTCCCGAGTTTCACCGGGGAGATCGAAGCCGACCTCGTCGTGCCCTGCACCTACGACATGGACATCGCCGCGACCCGCTACTTCGCGGCTCTCACCGACGGCGACGTTCCGCTGCTGATGCTCTTCTCCGGTACGGCCTTCACCGGAGCCGGCGGTTTCCAGGTCGAGCCGGTCCCGTGGGACCGGGAGGCGGCCTTCCGGATGCCGGTCGCCACCTGGCGGGAGATGATCGAGCAGCACTTCCCCGGGTGCGGCTGGATCCGGCTGCCCCGCGACACCATGGACGCCCTCCTCGCCTACCGCTCCCGGCACGCGCTGGCCTCCTGGGAGTCGACCCTCAAGGCACTGCTCGACGACAAAGGCGCCGCGGACCCGCCGCGGAGGGACCCGCTGCGCGCGCTCACCGGCACCACCGGAAGGACGGATTCGTGACCGTGACCGCGTTCGCCCCCGAGACCGAGGAGCGGTTCACCCTCGCCCGGCAGGTGGCCGACGCCGTTCTCTTCGAGGGCTATGTCCTCTACCCGTACCGCGCTTCGGCGGCCAAGAACCGGCTGCGTTGGCAGTTCGGGGTGCTCGTGCCGCCCGGCTGGGGCGCCGAGTGCGAGGAGCACGACTTCCAGCACACCGAGTGCCTGATGGAACCGAAGGCGGGCGCGACCCTCTCGGTCGAGGTGCGCTTCCTGCACGCCCGGCGCCGGATCGTGCAGCAGCTCCGCCCGGAAGGCCGCTACGACGTGGTTCCCGAACTCCACCTGGAAGACCGGGTGTTGGTGCCCTGGGACGAGGGTGACGAGGAGCGCGTCGAGGTGGTCGCGTCGGTGGACGAGCTCCTCGGCGACGGCGTCACACATCCCTTCCGACGCCCCGCCCGGGAGGACACCACACCGGTTCTGGACGCGGCCGGCCGTACCGTCGGCCGACTGGTCCGGCGGTGCGAGGAGATCAGCGGGACGGTCCGGCTGTCCGCAAGCGAACTCGACGGTCCCTACCGGACCCTGCGGCTGACCGCCGTCGTCGAGAACACCAGCGACTGGACACCCCCCGAGGGCCGCGGCGCCGACCGGGACGCGGCACTGCCGCACTCACTGGTGGCCACCCACATGCTCATGGCCCTCAGCGCCGGATCGTTCCTGTCGATGACCGATCCCCCCGAGTGGGCCAAGGGTGCGGTCGCCGCCTGCCGCAACCTGCACACCTGGCCCGTACTCGCCGGAGAACCCGGCCGCGCCGACCTCGTGCTGTCCTCGCCGATCATCCTGGAGGACCATCCCGCGATCGCCCCGGAGAGCCCCGGCGCGCTCTACGACGCCACCGAGATCGACGAGATCCTCGCGCTGCGCACCGCGGCCCTCACCGACGAGGAGAAACGCGAGGCCCGGGGCACCGACGAGCGGGCCGCCGCCGTGATCGAGCTGGCGGACTCGATGCCGCCCGAGGTTCTGGAGCGACTGCACGGGGCGGTGCGCAGCCTGCGCGAAGTGACCGGCCCGGGCCCGGCCGCCCCGGACGGCGGCTTCCCCGACGAGTACGGGGTGCAGCGGCCCGACACCCCCTGGTGGGACCCGGCGAGCGAGGCGGGATTCGACCCGGCGGAGGACCGGGTGGTCGTGGACGGCCGGTCGGTGGGCCGGGGCAGCCGCGTCGAACTGCACCCGGGCCTGCGGCGCACGGACGCGCAGGACATCTTCCTGCGGGGCAGCACCGCGAAGGTCGAGGCGGTGCTGCACGACGTCGACGGCGGGGTGCACCTGGCGGTCACGGTCGAGGGCGACCCGGGCGCCGACATCCGCCGCGAGCAGGGACGGTTCCTGTACTTCCAGCCCGACGAGGTCACACCGCTGGAGGACGACGTATGAACCCCTCCCCGCAGTCAGGCCCCAAAACCCTCGTCGCCGGCATCGGCAACATCTTCCTCGGGGACGACGGCTTCGGCGTGGAGACCGCCCGCCGGCTCGCCGAGCGCGACCTGCCCGGACACATCGAGGTCGTGGACATCGGGGTGCGCGGGGTGCACCTCGCCTACCAGCTCCTGGACGGCTACCACACCCTCGTCCTCGTGGACGCCACGGCGCGCGGCGAAGCCCCCGGCACGCTGTACGTGATCGACCACGACATCGGCGGGAGCCCTTCGCCCCCCGCCGCCACGCTGGACGGCCACCGGATGACCCCCGACGCCGTCCTGGCGCTGCTGGGCACCCTGTGCGCCGGGACCGGCGGGGAACCACCACGCCGCGTCCTGGTCGTCGGCTGCGAACCGGCCTCGGTGGAGGAGGGCATCGGCCTCAGTGCGCCGGTGTCCGACGCCGTACCGGAGGCCGTCCGGCTGATCGAAGAGCTGCTGCGGGACGGCGAGCCGTCCGCGGCGCAGGCC encodes:
- a CDS encoding hydrogenase expression protein HypE, whose protein sequence is MTEATPGTVGAADANGALADETPTIHILWINAGLSCDGDSVALTAAMQPSIEEIVLGVLPGLPKIAVHWPLIDFECGPIGGSDTFIEWFFKGERGEIDPFVLVVEGSVPNEAIKPEGYWCGFGDNPETGQPITTSEWIDRLAPKALAVVAIGTCATYGGIHAMAGNPTGAMGVPDYLGWDWKSHAGIPIVCVPGCPIQPDNFSETLTYLLYQAAGAAPMIPLDDKLRPTWLFGATVHEGCDRAGYYEQGQFALSYDSPKCLVKLGCWGPVVKCNVPKRGWMNGIGGCPNVGGICIACTMPGFPDKFMPFMDEPPGAKVSSNASEAYGAVVRKLRSITAKTVDKEPKWRRTGDKITTGYRPPW
- a CDS encoding nickel-dependent hydrogenase large subunit, encoding MAPKTKAAGDGSGLVEMAWDPITRIVGSLGIHTKIDFKQKRVAECYSTSSVFRGYSVFMRGKDPRDAHFITSRICGICGDNHATCSVYAQNMAYGVKPPHLGEWIINLGESAEYMFDHNIFQENLVGVDYCEKMVKETNPGVLELAERTEAPHAGEHGYRTIADIMRSLNPLEGEFYREALQVSRYTREMFCLMEGRHVHPSTLYPGGVGTIASVQLFTDYLSRLMKYVEFMKRVVPLHDDLFDFFYEALPGYEEVGRRRVMLGCWGALNDPEYCDFTYANMTDWGRRMFVTPGIVVDGKLVTNDLTEINLGIRILLGSSYYEDWQGQEQFVTHDPLGNPVDPRHPWNQHTIPAPQKRNFDDKYSWVMSPRWFDGKDHLALDTGGGPIARLWSTALSGLVDTGYVKATGHSVVINLPRTMTRPETSFEWKIPKWSNALERNRARTYFQAYTAAIALHFAEKGLAEVRAGRTQTWEKFEVPDESIGVGFTEAVRGVLSHHMVIRDGKIANYHPYPPTPWNASTRDSFGTPGPYEDAVQNTPIFEENTPENFKGIDIMRAVRSFDPCLPCGVHMYVGGGKTVKSMHVPTGLSGLGG
- a CDS encoding DUF5947 family protein, whose translation is MTASPATRTPGLRRFLTERPPQPERCELCAVPVGADHRHLVDTEKRALACACAPCALLMEQPGAAAGRFRTVPARYLTDPRHHLDDSAWEALQIPVGVAFLFRNAALDRLVALYPSPAGATESELEPATWTDVLGGSRLAGLLEPDVEALLLRRTDGRCECHLVPIDICYELVGRMRLLWQGFDGGAEARAALDAFFADVARRVRPVDEAGHPSDEAVRP
- a CDS encoding DUF6084 family protein, whose amino-acid sequence is MTQFSFACTGVRADRYAAGPTLVFRLRVTAADNAHVHAVALRCQIRIEPARRTYESAEADGLADLFGERSRWGSSLQPVQFAQVALMVPSFTGEIEADLVVPCTYDMDIAATRYFAALTDGDVPLLMLFSGTAFTGAGGFQVEPVPWDREAAFRMPVATWREMIEQHFPGCGWIRLPRDTMDALLAYRSRHALASWESTLKALLDDKGAADPPRRDPLRALTGTTGRTDS
- a CDS encoding hydrogenase maturation protease; this translates as MNPSPQSGPKTLVAGIGNIFLGDDGFGVETARRLAERDLPGHIEVVDIGVRGVHLAYQLLDGYHTLVLVDATARGEAPGTLYVIDHDIGGSPSPPAATLDGHRMTPDAVLALLGTLCAGTGGEPPRRVLVVGCEPASVEEGIGLSAPVSDAVPEAVRLIEELLRDGEPSAAQASTAEATT